In one window of Marinitoga hydrogenitolerans DSM 16785 DNA:
- the rbsD gene encoding D-ribose pyranase, whose product MKKTGIFNSEISSIVASMGHTDKIAVVDMGFPISNNVKKIDLVVDKGIPSLEEVVKSILKELSIEKIIIAKESSEEFISMMKKINKNIEIVSHEELKKIANNSKAVVRTGEVKPYFNAIFVSGVIF is encoded by the coding sequence TTTTTAATTCCGAAATATCTTCAATTGTTGCATCTATGGGTCATACGGATAAAATTGCAGTTGTAGATATGGGTTTTCCAATTTCTAATAACGTAAAAAAAATTGATTTAGTAGTTGACAAAGGAATTCCTAGCTTGGAAGAAGTTGTAAAAAGCATATTAAAAGAATTATCAATTGAAAAAATTATAATTGCCAAGGAATCAAGTGAAGAATTCATATCTATGATGAAAAAAATAAATAAAAATATTGAAATAGTATCTCACGAAGAACTTAAAAAAATTGCTAATAATAGTAAAGCAGTTGTTAGAACAGGTGAAGTAAAACCTTATTTTAATGCTATTTTTGTTTCAGGAGTGATATTTTAA